Proteins from one Faecalibacterium sp. I3-3-33 genomic window:
- a CDS encoding bile acid:sodium symporter family protein, giving the protein MKTLEKVSDFVGKYMAAIVIVVAALALLFPGTFSVVKTAWVNTLLGIVMFGMGLTLKPEDFKVVFSRPKDVIIGCIAQFTLMPFLAWALTQLFHLPTELAIGVILVGTCPGGTSSNVMTYLSKGDVALSVGMTAVSTVLAPFLTPLLTLLYAGQRVDVNPVNMFLSIVKVVLVPIALGFVVNHFFHTFTQNAVRVLPLISTTAIVLIICAVVSANSAKIMTSGLLILAVVILHNLLGYLTGFGVGKLLKLDSTKCRAISIEVGMQNSGLATSLAAAHFAQYPLATIPGAVFSVWHNISGAVLANFFARTAEKKD; this is encoded by the coding sequence ATGAAAACATTGGAAAAAGTAAGCGACTTTGTGGGCAAGTACATGGCCGCCATCGTTATTGTGGTGGCGGCACTGGCGCTGCTGTTCCCCGGCACCTTCAGCGTGGTAAAAACCGCGTGGGTCAACACCCTGCTGGGCATCGTTATGTTCGGCATGGGTCTTACCCTGAAGCCGGAGGATTTCAAGGTGGTGTTCAGCCGCCCGAAAGACGTGATCATCGGCTGCATTGCACAGTTCACCCTGATGCCCTTCCTTGCATGGGCGCTGACGCAGCTGTTCCACCTGCCCACCGAGCTGGCCATCGGCGTTATTCTTGTGGGTACCTGCCCCGGCGGCACCTCCTCTAATGTGATGACCTATCTGTCCAAGGGCGACGTTGCGCTGTCCGTTGGCATGACTGCCGTTTCCACCGTGCTGGCCCCCTTCCTCACCCCGCTGCTCACCCTGCTGTATGCCGGCCAGCGCGTGGATGTGAACCCTGTAAATATGTTCCTGTCCATCGTCAAGGTGGTGCTGGTGCCCATCGCACTGGGCTTTGTGGTCAACCACTTCTTCCACACCTTCACCCAGAACGCCGTCCGCGTGCTGCCGCTGATCTCTACCACCGCCATCGTGCTCATCATCTGCGCTGTTGTTTCTGCAAACTCTGCTAAGATCATGACCAGCGGTCTGCTGATCCTTGCCGTGGTCATCCTGCACAACCTGCTGGGCTACCTCACCGGCTTTGGCGTGGGCAAGCTGCTGAAGCTGGATTCTACCAAGTGCCGCGCGATCTCCATCGAGGTCGGCATGCAGAACTCCGGTCTGGCCACCTCTCTGGCCGCTGCCCACTTTGCACAGTATCCGCTGGCAACCATCCCCGGCGCCGTGTTCTCGGTGTGGCATAACATTTCCGGTGCCGTCCTCGCCAACTTCTTTGCCCGCACCGCAGAGAAGAAGGACTGA
- a CDS encoding glycoside hydrolase family 2 protein gives MRSIAKLMKDWQFTGPDGVTAAVALPHTWNAMDGQDGGNDYWRGTCTYRTSFAAPAFDPAQQQVWLQFEGVNSSATVLLNGQQLCTHDGGYSTFRAEVTGLLQAENQLTVRVDNSVNDRVYPQKADFTFYGGIYRDVSLLVVNKNHIALGHFGDTGVKITPALKEDSADIQVETLVEGEGTVAVELLDAEGNLVAKGEGENASLHLDAPHLWNGVKDPYLYTCVVRLVKDDQPVDEVTTKVGLRSFSVDAKKGFFLNGKPYPLHGVSRHQDRKGLGNAITREMHDEDMALIRELGANTVRLAHYQHDQYFYDLCDRYGMVVWAEIPYISEHLPNGRENTISQMKELIHQNYNHPSIVCWGVSNEITISTKDKADMLDNHRVLNELCHKMNPTRLTTLACYAMCGPFNPVAHITDLVSWNLYLGWYVPGLFLNDLWMGFFHLVYPNRPLGFSEYGAEGMPNLHSAHPRRGDHTEEYQAKYHEYMLKCFDRHPWLWATHVWNMFDFAADARDQGGEPGMNHKGLVTFDRKTKKDSFYLYKAWWSEENFVHICSKRFTDRTEREIEVKVYSNQKTVALYADGKKLAEQTGEHIFKFRVPLHGKVELKAVAGDCIDTASFRSVATPNPSYKLVKTKSKSANWV, from the coding sequence ATGCGTAGTATTGCAAAGCTTATGAAGGACTGGCAGTTCACCGGCCCGGATGGCGTGACCGCTGCCGTAGCACTGCCCCACACTTGGAACGCCATGGACGGTCAGGACGGCGGCAACGATTACTGGCGGGGTACCTGCACCTACCGCACCAGCTTTGCAGCACCGGCCTTTGACCCGGCACAGCAGCAGGTCTGGCTGCAGTTTGAGGGCGTCAATTCCAGCGCCACCGTGCTGCTGAACGGCCAGCAGCTCTGCACCCATGACGGCGGTTACTCCACCTTCCGGGCAGAGGTCACGGGGCTGTTGCAGGCAGAAAACCAGCTCACGGTGCGGGTGGACAACAGCGTCAACGACCGGGTTTACCCCCAGAAAGCAGACTTTACCTTCTACGGCGGTATCTACCGGGATGTGAGCTTGCTGGTGGTGAACAAAAACCACATTGCGCTGGGACACTTTGGCGATACCGGTGTGAAGATCACCCCCGCCCTGAAAGAGGACAGCGCCGACATTCAGGTGGAAACGCTGGTGGAAGGCGAGGGCACCGTTGCGGTGGAGCTGCTGGACGCCGAGGGTAACTTGGTTGCAAAAGGTGAGGGCGAAAATGCTTCCCTCCATCTGGATGCTCCCCACCTGTGGAACGGCGTAAAGGACCCCTACCTGTACACCTGCGTGGTTCGTTTGGTAAAGGATGACCAGCCGGTGGACGAGGTGACCACCAAGGTGGGTCTGCGCAGTTTCTCGGTGGATGCGAAGAAGGGCTTTTTCCTCAACGGCAAGCCCTACCCCCTCCACGGTGTTTCCCGCCATCAGGACCGCAAGGGTCTGGGCAATGCAATCACCCGGGAGATGCACGACGAGGACATGGCGCTGATCCGGGAGCTGGGCGCAAACACCGTCCGCTTGGCGCACTACCAGCACGACCAGTATTTCTACGACCTGTGCGACCGGTACGGCATGGTGGTCTGGGCAGAGATCCCCTATATTTCCGAGCACCTGCCCAACGGCCGGGAGAATACCATCAGCCAGATGAAAGAGCTGATCCACCAGAACTACAACCACCCCTCCATCGTCTGCTGGGGTGTGTCCAACGAGATCACCATCTCCACCAAGGACAAGGCGGATATGCTGGATAACCACCGGGTGCTCAACGAGCTGTGCCACAAGATGAATCCCACCCGTCTGACTACACTGGCCTGCTACGCCATGTGCGGCCCCTTCAACCCGGTGGCGCACATCACCGATCTGGTGAGCTGGAACCTGTATCTGGGCTGGTATGTGCCGGGCCTGTTTTTGAACGACCTGTGGATGGGCTTTTTCCATCTGGTGTATCCCAACCGTCCCTTGGGCTTTTCTGAGTACGGTGCCGAGGGGATGCCCAACCTCCACAGTGCCCACCCCCGCCGGGGCGACCACACCGAGGAATATCAGGCCAAGTACCACGAGTATATGCTGAAGTGCTTCGACCGTCACCCGTGGCTGTGGGCGACCCACGTCTGGAATATGTTCGACTTTGCAGCCGACGCCCGGGATCAGGGCGGCGAGCCGGGCATGAACCACAAGGGTCTGGTCACCTTTGACCGCAAAACCAAAAAGGACAGCTTCTACCTCTATAAAGCATGGTGGAGCGAGGAGAACTTCGTTCACATCTGCTCCAAGCGGTTCACCGACCGCACTGAGAGGGAAATCGAGGTCAAGGTCTACTCCAACCAGAAAACGGTTGCCCTGTATGCGGACGGCAAAAAGCTGGCAGAGCAGACTGGGGAGCATATCTTTAAGTTCCGCGTGCCGCTGCACGGAAAGGTAGAGCTGAAAGCCGTTGCAGGCGACTGCATCGACACTGCCAGCTTCCGCAGCGTGGCGACCCCAAACCCCAGCTACAAGCTGGTAAAAACCAAGTCGAAGAGTGCGAACTGGGTCTGA
- a CDS encoding beta-glucosidase — translation MKKGKKKGSGVVLWSILTVLFTVLFAGACIGSNLAFASAQAVNIALKTSTHKTVGKDDSAVYYESDFSSVEELEAHDKEIAEQLTGEGAVLLKNDNNTLPLVAGSKVSTLSHSSVDVVTCGTGSADIDTSKAPTWKQALEDVGFDVNPVLWDFYTNGAGKDYVRSPGKGTSLGDRSAWHINEVPVSLYGTNVKAADAAAGANITDVRSSFASYGDAAIVMLSRVAGEGADLEYGDFVDGTNVLSLTNEEKDMLKMAKEEFARTIVLINSTNAMECDFLNDPEYGVDAALWIGYTGSYGLNAVADILAGNVNPSGHLVDTYCYDNTTAPGLVDYYANQYTNYDEKDTSKWYSVANGGLDGNGYYTTYQEGIYVGYRYYETRYEDVVMGTQNVGEYDYASTVAYPFGYGMSYTTFDWSNFQSSYDAATDSFNISVDVKNTGSVAGKEVVQAYFQSPYTEYDKANGIEKASVELCGFGKTQLLAPGETETVTINVPRSELACYDENVAQTYILEAGDYYLTAAHDAHDAVNNVLAAKGYTTANGMTANGNADFTYHYTNDVTDTETYSISAATGEKITNQLDSADMTYYGYDEMNMLSRSNWTGTWPEKIAIEANDALMVDINAYQSYKGIEGSTTEMPTMGADNGMTLGMMIGKDYDDPDWEKLLDQVTFAEMAELVGKGFHNTAMMQSISKPATVDDNGPQGFTQTLTGVSTCHTAYSDENIMAATFNVDLMREVGVCLGNDMLDLGASGLYGPAMNIHRTAYSGRNFEYYSEDPFLSGKIAAAEVEGIQSKGVYVYIKHFALNDTESRCRCIATFTSEQAIRELYLKSFEMAVTEGGAKCVMNSFARIGGIWSGAHKGLQTNILRGEWGLTGFNLTDFSGNAMFATYGIYMKSFDVAQGLLAGTNSWDSSAQQWTDELLKLYQGDADITQAMRESTHRILYTVVNSNAMNGVTAETKIVSVTPWWKTALICVDVVLGVLVAVSIFMLVKRIKARKAAKALTAPAEDQE, via the coding sequence ATGAAGAAGGGCAAGAAGAAAGGCTCTGGCGTTGTACTGTGGAGCATCCTTACGGTGCTTTTCACGGTACTGTTCGCCGGTGCCTGCATCGGTTCCAACCTGGCATTTGCCAGTGCACAGGCCGTGAACATCGCATTAAAGACCTCCACCCACAAGACCGTGGGCAAGGACGACAGTGCCGTGTATTACGAGAGTGATTTCAGCAGTGTGGAAGAGCTGGAAGCACACGATAAGGAAATTGCAGAGCAGCTTACCGGTGAGGGTGCTGTGCTGCTGAAGAACGATAACAACACCCTGCCTCTGGTAGCGGGCAGCAAGGTGTCTACGCTCAGCCATTCCAGCGTGGACGTTGTGACCTGCGGTACCGGTTCTGCCGATATCGACACCTCCAAGGCTCCCACCTGGAAGCAGGCTCTGGAGGATGTGGGCTTTGATGTGAACCCCGTGCTGTGGGACTTCTACACCAACGGTGCAGGCAAGGACTATGTCCGCTCTCCCGGCAAGGGTACCAGTCTGGGTGACCGCTCTGCATGGCATATCAATGAAGTGCCAGTCTCTCTGTACGGCACCAACGTCAAGGCTGCGGATGCGGCAGCCGGTGCAAACATCACTGATGTGCGCTCCAGCTTTGCCTCCTACGGCGATGCCGCCATCGTGATGCTCTCCCGTGTGGCCGGTGAGGGTGCTGATCTGGAGTACGGCGATTTTGTGGATGGCACCAATGTGCTGTCCCTGACCAACGAAGAAAAGGATATGCTGAAGATGGCAAAGGAGGAGTTTGCACGCACCATCGTGCTGATCAACTCCACCAACGCCATGGAGTGCGATTTCCTCAATGATCCCGAGTACGGCGTGGACGCCGCTCTGTGGATCGGCTACACCGGCTCCTACGGCCTGAACGCCGTGGCAGATATTCTGGCAGGCAATGTGAACCCCAGCGGCCATCTGGTGGACACCTACTGCTACGACAACACCACCGCACCCGGTCTGGTGGACTACTACGCAAACCAGTACACCAACTATGACGAGAAGGATACCAGCAAGTGGTATTCTGTGGCAAACGGCGGTCTGGACGGCAACGGTTACTACACCACCTATCAGGAAGGCATCTATGTGGGCTATCGTTACTACGAGACCCGCTACGAGGATGTGGTCATGGGCACCCAGAACGTGGGCGAGTACGACTACGCCTCCACCGTGGCCTATCCCTTTGGCTACGGCATGAGCTATACCACCTTTGACTGGTCCAACTTCCAGTCCTCCTACGATGCCGCTACCGACAGCTTCAACATCAGCGTGGATGTGAAGAACACCGGCTCTGTGGCAGGCAAGGAAGTGGTGCAGGCTTACTTCCAGTCCCCCTACACCGAGTACGATAAGGCAAACGGCATTGAGAAGGCTTCTGTGGAGCTGTGCGGCTTTGGCAAGACCCAGCTGCTGGCCCCCGGCGAGACCGAGACTGTTACCATTAACGTGCCCCGCAGCGAGCTGGCCTGCTACGACGAGAACGTGGCCCAGACCTACATTCTGGAGGCCGGTGATTACTACCTGACCGCTGCCCACGATGCTCACGACGCTGTGAACAACGTTCTGGCTGCCAAGGGCTACACCACTGCCAACGGCATGACCGCCAACGGCAACGCTGACTTTACCTACCACTACACCAACGACGTTACCGATACCGAGACCTACTCCATCTCTGCCGCTACTGGCGAGAAGATCACCAACCAGCTGGATTCTGCCGACATGACCTACTATGGTTATGACGAGATGAATATGCTGAGCCGCTCCAACTGGACCGGCACCTGGCCCGAGAAGATCGCCATTGAGGCCAACGACGCCCTGATGGTGGACATCAACGCCTATCAGAGCTACAAGGGCATCGAAGGCTCTACCACCGAGATGCCCACCATGGGTGCCGACAACGGCATGACGCTGGGCATGATGATCGGCAAGGATTACGACGACCCCGATTGGGAAAAGCTGCTGGATCAGGTTACCTTTGCGGAGATGGCCGAGCTGGTGGGCAAGGGCTTCCACAACACTGCTATGATGCAGAGCATTTCCAAGCCTGCCACTGTGGACGACAACGGTCCCCAGGGCTTTACCCAGACTCTGACCGGCGTGTCTACCTGCCACACCGCCTACAGCGATGAGAACATTATGGCTGCCACCTTCAACGTGGACCTGATGCGGGAAGTGGGCGTCTGCCTCGGCAACGATATGCTGGATCTGGGCGCTTCCGGCCTGTACGGCCCTGCCATGAACATCCACCGCACCGCTTACTCTGGCCGTAACTTCGAGTACTACTCTGAGGATCCCTTCCTCTCCGGCAAGATTGCAGCCGCCGAGGTGGAGGGCATCCAGTCCAAGGGCGTGTATGTCTACATCAAGCACTTTGCCCTGAACGATACCGAGAGCCGCTGCCGCTGCATCGCTACCTTTACCAGCGAGCAGGCCATCCGTGAGCTGTACCTCAAGAGCTTTGAAATGGCAGTCACCGAGGGTGGTGCCAAGTGTGTCATGAACTCCTTTGCCCGTATCGGCGGCATCTGGTCCGGCGCACACAAGGGTCTGCAGACTAACATCCTGCGCGGCGAGTGGGGCCTGACTGGCTTCAACCTCACCGACTTCTCCGGCAACGCTATGTTTGCCACCTACGGCATCTACATGAAGAGCTTTGACGTGGCACAGGGCCTGCTGGCTGGCACCAACAGCTGGGACTCCAGTGCCCAGCAGTGGACTGACGAGCTGCTGAAGCTGTATCAGGGCGATGCCGACATCACGCAGGCCATGCGTGAGTCTACCCACCGCATCCTGTACACGGTGGTCAACTCCAACGCCATGAACGGCGTCACCGCAGAGACCAAGATCGTATCCGTTACTCCTTGGTGGAAGACCGCACTGATCTGCGTTGATGTGGTGCTGGGCGTTCTGGTGGCTGTCAGCATCTTTATGCTGGTCAAGCGCATCAAGGCACGCAAGGCCGCAAAGGCTCTGACTGCCCCGGCGGAAGATCAGGAATAA
- a CDS encoding MFS transporter, whose product MGEQKTTASSVNRAKTYQLVLFPLNNGATNVYYVLVLSYIATFGSKVLALSMLFASVMVTGMRLFDAITDPIIGALMDRTNGKFGKFRPFMVIGNLIMAASVLALYCLTPLIPASAMGLRYAAFVGLYAVWVIGYTFQTSCTRSGQTVLTNDPKQRPLFTIFNTVGSLLGMGAMQFFAPILAKNYEGGYASAGFFRTLAPVGIVISILLTLLAVIGIWEKDQPKYFGVSGSKAEKIKVREYLQIIKNNDPMQRLMVAGAGCKLALSIANNTTVLCMLYGCMMGNYDGLYLPMMVLGYVCSVPFFLLTVRTSQKEGQKASLMKYVSVALVCYVGVLVLLLLWGRGDAFTLSILGENGLSVNLYTILFIAFFGIGYGAYYATADMPIPMVADCSDYETYRSGNYIPGIMGTLFSLVDKLVSSLSATVVGISVSFVGLQSLPTQYDPYTPGMNWVVIVLFCIIPMVAWAATLIAMKGYTLTGAKMKEIQAVNACRRDAVAKGMKLEEAMDKWQTMEQLPAEYRS is encoded by the coding sequence ATGGGCGAACAAAAAACAACGGCGTCGAGTGTGAACCGCGCCAAAACCTACCAGCTGGTGCTGTTTCCGCTGAACAACGGCGCAACGAATGTGTACTATGTGCTGGTGCTTTCCTACATCGCTACCTTCGGCAGCAAGGTGCTGGCCCTGAGCATGCTGTTTGCCTCGGTGATGGTCACCGGAATGCGTCTGTTTGACGCCATCACCGACCCCATCATCGGTGCTCTCATGGACCGCACCAACGGCAAGTTCGGCAAGTTCCGGCCTTTCATGGTCATCGGCAACCTCATCATGGCGGCCAGTGTATTGGCACTGTATTGCCTTACCCCGCTCATCCCCGCCAGTGCCATGGGGCTGCGCTACGCCGCCTTTGTGGGGCTGTACGCCGTGTGGGTCATCGGCTACACCTTCCAGACCAGCTGCACCCGCTCCGGTCAGACGGTACTGACCAACGACCCCAAGCAGCGTCCGCTGTTCACCATCTTCAACACCGTGGGCAGCCTGCTGGGCATGGGCGCTATGCAGTTTTTTGCTCCCATCCTTGCCAAGAACTATGAGGGCGGCTACGCCTCTGCCGGGTTCTTCCGCACGCTGGCGCCCGTGGGCATCGTTATCTCTATTCTGCTCACCCTGCTGGCTGTCATTGGCATCTGGGAAAAGGATCAGCCCAAGTATTTCGGCGTCAGCGGCAGCAAAGCCGAGAAGATCAAGGTGCGCGAGTACCTCCAGATCATCAAGAACAACGATCCCATGCAGCGGCTGATGGTGGCCGGTGCAGGCTGCAAGCTGGCACTTTCCATTGCCAACAACACCACTGTGCTGTGTATGCTGTACGGCTGCATGATGGGCAACTACGACGGTCTGTATCTGCCCATGATGGTGCTGGGCTATGTGTGCAGCGTGCCTTTCTTCCTGCTCACCGTCCGCACCAGCCAGAAGGAGGGCCAGAAGGCCAGCCTGATGAAGTACGTCAGCGTGGCGCTGGTGTGCTATGTGGGCGTGCTGGTGCTGCTGCTGCTCTGGGGCCGCGGCGATGCCTTTACCCTGTCCATTCTGGGCGAGAACGGCCTGTCCGTCAACCTGTACACCATCCTGTTCATCGCCTTCTTCGGCATCGGCTACGGTGCGTACTACGCCACCGCTGATATGCCCATCCCCATGGTTGCCGACTGCTCCGACTACGAGACCTACCGCAGCGGCAACTACATTCCCGGCATCATGGGCACCCTGTTCAGCCTGGTGGACAAGCTGGTGTCCAGCCTTTCCGCTACCGTTGTGGGTATTTCGGTCAGCTTTGTGGGCTTGCAGAGCCTGCCCACCCAGTATGACCCCTACACCCCGGGCATGAACTGGGTGGTCATCGTGCTGTTCTGCATCATCCCCATGGTGGCTTGGGCGGCGACCCTCATCGCCATGAAGGGCTACACCCTGACCGGTGCCAAGATGAAGGAGATCCAAGCTGTCAACGCCTGCCGCCGCGATGCAGTGGCCAAGGGCATGAAGCTGGAAGAAGCCATGGACAAGTGGCAGACCATGGAGCAGCTGCCGGCGGAATACCGGAGCTGA
- the cas6 gene encoding CRISPR system precrRNA processing endoribonuclease RAMP protein Cas6 — protein MIQQFQLVLAPPKDVRIPQAWAYRLYGWLMAQLPADVGDALHLQGEHPIAHFLHFSPEKQALVWTVNLLNEAVRQSVSPLLTSVKEIPLHELTLPVAEVRVSPAVSAAELIRFGRSCGENRAKLVFLSPCAFKQSGRYAIFPQESLLLQSLTAHWNTAFPEYALTDDDALLALQQGLHIVDYNLRTTRYPLKETRIPSFQGSVTVEAHLAPPLLELWNALLSFAPYGGVGIKTTLGMGGTAFFSGRTGAP, from the coding sequence ATGATCCAGCAGTTTCAGCTTGTTTTAGCGCCGCCCAAGGATGTACGCATCCCGCAGGCATGGGCTTACCGCCTGTATGGCTGGCTGATGGCGCAGCTTCCGGCAGACGTTGGCGATGCCCTGCATCTGCAAGGGGAGCACCCCATTGCGCATTTCCTGCATTTTTCGCCGGAAAAACAGGCGCTGGTCTGGACGGTCAACCTGCTGAACGAGGCAGTCCGGCAGAGCGTCTCTCCCCTTCTGACGTCTGTAAAGGAGATCCCGCTGCACGAACTGACCCTGCCGGTCGCAGAAGTCCGTGTTTCCCCGGCGGTCTCTGCCGCAGAACTGATCCGCTTTGGCCGTTCCTGTGGCGAAAACCGCGCAAAGCTTGTTTTTCTGTCGCCCTGTGCCTTCAAGCAGTCCGGCCGCTATGCTATTTTTCCGCAGGAATCGCTGCTTTTGCAAAGCCTGACTGCGCATTGGAACACCGCTTTCCCGGAATACGCCCTTACGGATGATGATGCGCTGCTGGCCTTGCAGCAGGGACTGCATATCGTGGACTACAACCTGCGCACCACACGTTATCCGCTAAAGGAAACGCGCATCCCGTCCTTTCAGGGCAGCGTAACGGTCGAAGCGCACCTTGCGCCGCCGCTTCTGGAGCTTTGGAACGCACTGCTTTCTTTTGCGCCCTACGGCGGGGTCGGCATCAAAACGACCCTTGGTATGGGCGGCACAGCCTTTTTCAGCGGGCGCACCGGTGCACCGTAA
- the csm5 gene encoding type III-A CRISPR-associated RAMP protein Csm5 produces the protein MIQQDHLQIFDLTLNVWAPLFIGNGGSYTKKEYLYNTRSGKVSFLDEQKFFTFLAERGLIDRYTQFMLSEQSNLWAFLTKDCGVSDAELKTLTRYQIEVGDALDAEHSLKEIHAFQRDAQGRAYIPGSSIKGALRTAWLLQAVLADQSTGHSLAPRRATFPEENYVNKLRLRTLKDGSIASDAVNSIFRGIQVSDSLPIPDNCMMLAGKTDSATDGGTHSINLCRECAAPGTAIRFKLTLDQSVLKGRITKESLLEAIQQFDAYYEQTYSTHFTPPRGAVNLPQQPHLILGGGSGFFAKSLAYPYLGEKEGLRWTAEQMAQMFRKHGHERDIEKGVSPHTMKYTRFRGRVYPYGYCGVNIL, from the coding sequence ATGATCCAGCAGGATCATCTGCAGATCTTTGATCTTACTCTGAACGTATGGGCACCTCTGTTTATCGGCAACGGCGGCAGCTATACCAAAAAAGAGTATCTGTATAACACCCGCAGCGGAAAAGTTTCCTTTCTGGATGAGCAGAAATTTTTCACCTTTCTGGCAGAGCGCGGGCTGATCGACCGGTACACCCAGTTTATGCTCAGCGAGCAATCCAACCTCTGGGCGTTTCTGACCAAAGACTGCGGCGTTTCTGATGCGGAGCTGAAAACCCTGACCCGCTATCAGATCGAGGTAGGCGATGCTCTGGATGCCGAGCACTCGCTGAAAGAGATCCACGCGTTCCAGCGTGACGCACAGGGGCGTGCTTACATCCCCGGCAGCAGCATCAAAGGTGCGCTGCGCACCGCTTGGCTCCTGCAGGCCGTACTGGCCGACCAGAGTACCGGGCACAGCCTTGCCCCCCGCCGCGCCACCTTTCCGGAAGAGAACTACGTCAACAAGCTGCGTCTGCGCACGCTGAAAGACGGCAGCATCGCTTCGGACGCCGTCAACAGCATTTTCCGTGGCATTCAGGTCTCCGACAGCCTGCCCATCCCGGACAACTGCATGATGCTGGCCGGAAAAACGGACTCTGCCACGGATGGCGGGACCCACAGTATCAACCTCTGCCGGGAATGCGCCGCACCGGGCACAGCCATCCGCTTCAAGCTGACGCTGGATCAGTCGGTGCTGAAGGGGCGTATCACCAAAGAGTCCCTTCTGGAAGCCATTCAGCAGTTTGATGCTTATTACGAGCAGACATACAGCACACACTTCACCCCGCCGCGCGGTGCAGTCAACCTGCCGCAGCAGCCGCACCTGATCCTTGGCGGCGGTTCCGGCTTTTTTGCCAAGTCGCTGGCGTACCCTTATCTGGGCGAAAAAGAAGGGCTGCGCTGGACGGCAGAGCAAATGGCACAGATGTTCCGCAAGCACGGGCATGAGCGCGATATCGAAAAAGGCGTCTCCCCGCACACCATGAAATATACCCGCTTTCGCGGCCGGGTCTATCCCTATGGATACTGCGGGGTGAACATCCTATGA
- the csm4 gene encoding type III-A CRISPR-associated RAMP protein Csm4, whose translation MNYFLFKLQFDTAVHFGGSDSALSLYTSEETLRADTLFSALCHETLVQQGEAALERLCESVRQGKLLFSDTMPWYGETLYLPKPIAASESTEEVETTLRKKVKKMAWIPVLAFDRYAKSLHAGHFTPDDQPESFGTHYEQTKAAVPMQGDTMPYQVGLFRFAPDCGLYFLCGLAENGQDKALEHLLDGLGATGIGGKVSAGYGKFHVVQKRCLNTSSDAQTKWLYRALSANRAPYLLLTTSLPQADELDSALQDASFQLVRRSGFMASDRVETPLKKKTQYALAAGSVLQHPYQGALYDVSLADTHPAYRYSKPILMGVTL comes from the coding sequence ATGAACTATTTTCTGTTTAAGCTTCAGTTCGACACCGCCGTGCATTTCGGCGGCTCGGACTCCGCATTGTCGCTCTACACCTCCGAGGAGACGTTGCGGGCAGATACCCTGTTTTCCGCGCTTTGCCATGAGACGCTTGTCCAGCAGGGAGAAGCTGCGCTGGAGCGGCTATGCGAAAGCGTCCGGCAGGGCAAGCTCCTGTTCAGCGATACGATGCCGTGGTACGGCGAAACGCTCTACCTGCCCAAGCCCATTGCTGCATCGGAATCCACCGAGGAGGTGGAGACCACCCTGCGCAAAAAGGTCAAAAAGATGGCTTGGATCCCTGTGCTGGCCTTCGACCGCTATGCCAAAAGCCTGCACGCAGGGCATTTTACGCCCGATGACCAGCCGGAAAGCTTTGGCACGCATTATGAGCAGACCAAGGCCGCTGTCCCCATGCAGGGAGACACCATGCCGTATCAGGTAGGGCTGTTCCGGTTCGCGCCGGACTGCGGGCTGTATTTCCTCTGCGGCCTTGCAGAGAATGGGCAGGATAAAGCGCTGGAACACCTGCTGGACGGGCTGGGTGCCACCGGGATCGGCGGCAAGGTCAGCGCCGGTTACGGCAAATTCCATGTGGTGCAAAAGCGCTGCCTGAATACGTCCTCTGACGCGCAGACCAAGTGGCTGTACCGTGCGCTTTCTGCCAACCGCGCGCCCTATCTGCTGCTGACCACCAGCCTGCCGCAGGCGGATGAGCTGGACAGCGCACTGCAAGACGCCTCTTTCCAGCTGGTGCGCCGCAGCGGCTTTATGGCCTCGGATCGCGTGGAAACGCCGCTGAAGAAAAAAACGCAGTATGCCCTTGCCGCCGGTTCTGTGCTGCAGCACCCCTATCAGGGGGCGCTGTACGATGTCAGCCTGGCCGATACGCACCCGGCATACCGTTATTCCAAACCGATCTTGATGGGGGTGACATTATGA